TTGGTAtcccaccccccttcagggcttaACGTCATCGCTGACACATTTCCTCGTATCtaactctaatatcatttgtaactgtccaagtccgcagatattatcctctttgggcttttctttcccgcttcaaccgatgtgggatctcacacctaTTTTGTCATAGGAGGCTGAGTTTACTGCTACAACCTTCTATAAGTTTACGGTATAACCATGGATTGACAAATTTTGTTGATACAGGCAGTAACTATCAATTTTTCTTAGCCTTAACGATAATTTGATGTCGTTTTTACTCAAAGTCACAgggaataaatattttaaaattttataaatttgtaattcaaaagaaaaagaaaatgaaaaaaaaaaagagaaaataaaagggttaAAGGGCAGGGTGGTCCATGGAGGGGAGCAGTAGGAGATCAGCCATCACGTTCAGAAAAAATGCAATGGAATGGGGTGAGTGGGGCCCAAACAAGAGAcccttttaactttattttttaaaatatttatatttaaaaaaaaaattaaagcttattttacaattttataaaaaaaaaaaaaaaaaaaaaaaaccataatttTGACATATCACgattcaaattatttgttcaaatataaaataaaaaataaatttccaaatattattattaattattaaaaataaaatgactaaTAATGGTTGGAAGtaattaaatacattaaaataattttcgataatagttatttaaagaaaaataataatgaattgCATAGTCAAAtatactaattattttattttacagaTATGTTTGAATATGTcagaataaaaaaagtttattaaactattttctatccattaaaaaatatatattattctatcaatatttaaagtgtgagtatatatatatatatatatatatatatatattatacattttcaaaataaaatttaaaatatcttaaattttcatttttatttaattgattcttgacattttttaaattaaaaaaaatataattaatttagtatatttaaattaaattttatatttaatttttaattttgggtggatctaaattataataaaattgaaatttataatttaactagcttttttttttaaataaaaatttaataattaaaaaggtaaaagttaaaatttatttctttttttaaaaaaacttccattttctttatatttaattcttatattttaaattttctattttaatagctaaattttatgttaaatgtATAtagatatttacattaatatatGTATCTatgattaatgaaaaaataaatataaagttttaaaattttaaaaatgaagataagtataggttaaaaattaaatgttagcattattagatttaatttataaaggcaaataattcaaaaatttcattaatgacattaatatcaatattttagttgaaaaatatttaatataaaatcttaGTGGTCCATATAAAATCTGTCAAAGGATAcacatttatgttttattctttatttcttttattttctatttttatgttttcaaatattaatttttttttaattttcaaaaatattctattttatttttaaaaaaatcatagaaTTGTCAATAATTATTCTATAAGCTAAATAATCCCGAAATGAATTTTAAACCGTCCATCGAATTTAGTTGACTCGGGTCAAATTCTAGAAGTCGAGACattgttttcaaaatatttttcaaataataataaataaaaagtcaacattttcatttagtcataaaaaaaaataaataagtaaaaaaaaaattaaaaattaaaaaaaaaaccactgTAATTTCAACTCATTCAAATTACTTTTTGACAAAGACATTCATTAAAGCATATCTTTCAATCAAATgaaattttcttccactttttttCTTACCCCGTtgtggtaatttttttttacggatAATAGTTACAGTAACGATAACATTTCTGACATGACCATATTATCTActtaatttctattatttcgacttatttaatttattattttttttattgattaaaaaaaaaaattaatttctgaCATCAACTGTATCTCTTTAGAGGATTTGGGATGGCCCACACTCTCccctctctctttcccttcatttccttttcatttcataacTTTATACTTTgatccaataaaataaaataaaataaaataaaataaaataattaaataaataaaagaaaaggaaatttccatctttataaatttatattccCTTCCAATGTCAATGCCAACCCTTTTTTGTGTAAATAAATCCCATCAAATCTTATactcaaaaaaagaaacaaagaaaaatctttttattttttaaattaattaaattatttatcatcGTAAAAGTATAatggaaaattcaaatttacaaCTCATTAAATAAAAGACCTACACGCTTTTACCTATAATAGATtcgattttattattaaaaatttgaatcttttaaCTATCGAACTGTTCGACGTTTAAGACATCTTATCCTTTTCTTATGGTTggatattcaaatattcacttcAGATCTGTGGCGTTTATGTCTgaaagaaatgttttttttttttattgttacgACCTAATATCCAACTCATacccaaaaataattataaaaaaaaataaaacatttgggGTGAGTTTTCCTACCTTATTATAAGGAAAAAtgggttttttattttgtgaaagTATATGATGTTGGGAAAATATTGGGAGATTTGGTGAGGAAATCTGGTCGGATCTTGCTTTGTGGGATGTGGATTTTGGTGGGTCTTTGTTTGCAGTACAAAGCTATTCATCTCTTCTCCCAcattcttctctttcaaaaCCCCACCTAAATCGACTCCTCCGCTTCCATTTCTCTCAAAAAtccccttctttttctctgcCATGGGATCTTCTGTTGCTGCAATGGGCATGGTTTCCGACTCCAAATTCCATGTTCTTGCTGTTGATGACAGCGTCATCGATCGGAAATTGATTGAGCGTCTCCTTAAAACCTCCTCTTTTCAAGGTATGTGGATTGGATGAATCGAATCGTTTGTGAGTTCTTTTCGGATTTTGGGGGTTTTTATGAATTGATTTTGTGTTCCTTCTTCTTTGGCAGTAACTACGGTTGATTCTGGGAGTAAGGCTTTGGAGTTTTTGGGGTATGATCCTGGAAATAACTCGATTCCCTATGTTTCTCCtaaccaccaccaccaccaccaccatcatcatcaccatcatcatcatcaggTTTGTTTTCAGTTTTGGGTTTTGATCTGGTTTTTTCTAAATGTTTTGGATttcctttcaatttgttttggGGTTCTTGTTTGTTCACTTTTCTGTTGTGGGTTTCTTCAGGAAGTGGATGTGAATCTTGTTATTACTGATTACTGTATGCCTGGGATGACTGGCTATGATTTGTTGAAGAAGATCAAGGTATTTTGCCTCATAGTACCATTTCTGTTTTTGTACTGCACACCAAGTGTTTGTTAAAATGCCTCTGAGGAGAAATTTCCCTTTTCTGATGCCAAAAGTAGAATGTTTCCAATCTTGGTCCTTGTTGTATCATAGATTTTGAGATTTCCTTTGGTTTTTGGTAACATTATATCCAATGAACTACATATggaattattacaaattagTTTCCAGTCAAACAGACTAAATCTAGGAAGTGTTTCTGAAGGATTTCCTCTGGGCTTGCAGGGGTCCAAGGCTCTGAGAAACATACCTGTTGTGATTATGTCATCTGAGAATGTACCTGCAAGAATCAATAGGtaagaacagaacaaaaaaagaaagaaatatgatgatgatgatgatgatgatgcaagTGTGTCTTGAAGAGTAGATTTGGTTGAAATTCTGAGATTCTGGTTTTATGAGTGTTGTTGTTGAGGTTTGAATCTGATTGAAGGGTCGATTTTGATGATTGGAAACAGATGTTTAGAAGAAGGAGCAGAAGAGTTCTTCTTGAAACCGGTCCGACTTTCGGACGTCAACAGGCTTAAACCCCACATGTTGAAAACCAAACTCAAATGTGACAAACCAGAAAGAACAGAGGAAGATGAGCCTGATTCAGGAAGCCAACCCCAAGCACCAGAGCAACAACATCATGAACAACAACATGAACAACAACACGAACAACACGAACAAGAACAATTGCAATCGCAGCAGGTGCCAACACCGCTGcaagatcaagatcaagatcGATTGCAATCAGTACCAGTGTTACCAAGCCCGCAACAGGAGCAAGAACAGCTGCAATTGCTCCCGCCAACGCCGCCGCAACAATCGAACAACAACAAGAGGAAGGCAATGGAAGATGGACTTTCACCAGATAGAACAAGGCCTAGATACAATGGTATTACAACCATGGTGTAGTGAATAATGGgaaatctttcctttccttttcttttttttacatttgatttgatttttatctCCTTCTTCCCATCCTGATGATGCTGGTTAATACAGGCTCTCAGTAGGAATGTAGAGATCAGAATGGTTTTCCTGTATACATATCTCTCATGGAAATATTCCCTTCCCAATTTTGTCAACCTAATCAAAatcataacaaaaattaaaagacaaaGATCATGAGTTGTAGCTCTACATTTCATTCTTGTTTCTAACCTCATTCATTCCAGTTTACAAAAGCTTATAATCTTCTCATCTGATGGGAAGAACTGTGTAGGGCTGCTAGCATCTGACGGGTTAGCTACTTCGCGCTCTTGTATACGAGTATCATCGGGTCAGGTTATGTGTCTCTCGACGATTACTAATTCTAAGATATTTTGTTGTAGcattttaatattctaattCTTGCTTCTAACTTTGTCGTTAATAAAAGTTTGAGTTCTATACATTATGTTCTTTATCATGTTACAAATttagtattgttttttttttatttattataaattattaatcacaaataattaatgtattttttatttcacatgataatttttataaaaatattatttcacttaaattgttgggttttagtttgttttttgGGCCTTTGGAAACTATATTTTCCTCCTAATTTTGCATTACTTCcatgttattattgttattttggccaaatcaaaactttgttattttatacccaaataaataaataaataataataataataaataaataaaaattcaacatCTACCCGCAGTTAAtaaaccatttatttatgatcTAACTATAAACTAAGTTTCCCTCGTTCTAACGAGAGCATGGAGCTTCATTATTTCAGTCttgaaattagaatttaagAATTCATTACTTAAATTTAACTCGATTTTAGCATTTTTTCAATATACATGAGTAGGGTTATGTATATTCCATGACAACGATCATCAagaaatattaagaatatggAGAACTTCGGAACAAGTTTATAACTAGTCATACTGCAATCAAGGTATGTGAGCTTACTGTAGACGCTATATGCTATGATGTTATTGCAATGGTTCAAACGATTTGTGAATCATAGAAATGTccccaaaagaaaatgtgtaCGATATTACATCATATAAGACCTTGTATACGTGCATGATTGATGTAGATATGAAacgaaaggaaaataaattattatatattatttatttatattcccTTCTTGCTGTGAATCTTTTAGAATCGTAGGGTCGGTGTATATGAAAGTGAACCACTCACTTACGGAAGCGATTCATACCTACCAAGTCACGATtgtatttttacattttattcaatttttgtgaATTAACCANaaaaaaaaaaaaaaaaaaaaaaaaaaaaaaaaaaaaaactttataaatttactaatttaataaaaattgatttaaatttagaggtaaattttgatttataggAAGACACGTGgcacagtaaaaaaaaattaaaactttatggAATCATATCAACCGGTGGAGAAGGAAGATAATGGTACCAATACCAATTTGATCCGGCCTTTGTGGGCCCCATAGAACCTTCATCAACTGCCCACGTGGCACTATTCTCAGATTTTCCAAATTAATTCCAATAAAAACCGATAACTAAAAAATACAGTTAgccaaaaattacaaaattaccaCTGGTATAAATATCCGGAAGCCGGGAAAATTCTTACACAGTTGTTGATCGCACAGTGCTCCTTTAGCTCGCCCTCTTCTCTTCCACAATGTAAAGCGAAAATTCCTGCTTTTcacctctttctctctctaggaTGATAAATATTCCCATTTTTTTGCTGTGAAGATCTCCACTTCTCTTGGAATCAACCTACTAACTGGTAACTTCGATGAATTTTGCTTGTTTTCTctactctttttctttttggcgtTTTCGATCCCTTGAATTTTGATTGTCTGCATATTTTATGCCTTCGAGGGTGCTGAGAGATAATAAAGACATAATTAAGCTTTCCAATGGTGCGTTTTTGTTAGGGTTTCGTTCTGTTCTGGATTTTATCCCGTTTGTGTGAATTGGGATTGGATGAAATTGGCTCCTCCTCGGGCGATCTTTCTGTTCGTGTTCTTGCGTGGGAACTGTAGCTTGTAATGGCTTTTTGTTGGCTGTGATTGGTGTTGAATTGTTAGCTGGAGTGGTGTCGAGGGCTGATTGTGACATTAAATGTTAAGATTAGGGTATAATTTGTGTTTGAGCAGTTCTGACATCACCTTGTTGCCGCCATTTCTTGCtacttgttttgatttttttaattggataTCTGTTTGGGATTGGGatctttatttgtttaataaaatgcTGCTTAGCATTTTGTGATTTAAACTACatcactattttttaattcttataaaCTACATCAGTATCAATTGTTGTGATTTAAATGTGACTTCTTCATGTAAAGTTGTACTGTGAGTATACTTCAAAGTTTATGCTAGTTGCTGCTATCAATTTCTGTTGCC
This sequence is a window from Cucurbita pepo subsp. pepo cultivar mu-cu-16 chromosome LG19, ASM280686v2, whole genome shotgun sequence. Protein-coding genes within it:
- the LOC111781821 gene encoding two-component response regulator ARR8-like isoform X1 yields the protein MGSSVAAMGMVSDSKFHVLAVDDSVIDRKLIERLLKTSSFQVTTVDSGSKALEFLGYDPGNNSIPYVSPNHHHHHHHHHHHHHHHQEVDVNLVITDYCMPGMTGYDLLKKIKGSKALRNIPVVIMSSENVPARINRCLEEGAEEFFLKPVRLSDVNRLKPHMLKTKLKCDKPERTEEDEPDSGSQPQAPEQQHHEQQHEQQHEQHEQEQLQSQQVPTPLQDQDQDRLQSVPVLPSPQQEQEQLQLLPPTPPQQSNNNKRKAMEDGLSPDRTRPRYNGITTMV
- the LOC111781821 gene encoding two-component response regulator ARR8-like isoform X2, whose translation is MGSSVAAMGMVSDSKFHVLAVDDSVIDRKLIERLLKTSSFQVTTVDSGSKALEFLGYDPGNNSIPYVSPNHHHHHHHHHHHHHHQEVDVNLVITDYCMPGMTGYDLLKKIKGSKALRNIPVVIMSSENVPARINRCLEEGAEEFFLKPVRLSDVNRLKPHMLKTKLKCDKPERTEEDEPDSGSQPQAPEQQHHEQQHEQQHEQHEQEQLQSQQVPTPLQDQDQDRLQSVPVLPSPQQEQEQLQLLPPTPPQQSNNNKRKAMEDGLSPDRTRPRYNGITTMV